A portion of the Candidatus Pristimantibacillus lignocellulolyticus genome contains these proteins:
- a CDS encoding ubiquinol-cytochrome c reductase iron-sulfur subunit, whose product MSNHEQHDSEHQPVQRKDMSRRQFLSYTLGGTTAFMVGGAVLPMVRFAVDPLLAKGSESTLVKVLDENKVTTEPQEVRFKVHQVDAWYESETEKVAWISKDAANTVFALSPICKHLGCTVAWNTHGKSEYDCPCHDARYSKDGKNLAVANSPLDEYEVVVKDGVVYLGGIIPNTRA is encoded by the coding sequence ATGAGTAACCATGAACAACATGATTCGGAGCATCAACCGGTTCAACGCAAAGATATGTCCCGGCGTCAGTTTTTATCATACACGCTTGGCGGTACAACTGCCTTCATGGTAGGTGGTGCAGTGTTACCGATGGTTCGCTTTGCAGTTGATCCTTTATTGGCTAAAGGTAGCGAGAGCACGTTAGTAAAAGTATTAGATGAAAATAAAGTTACCACTGAGCCGCAAGAAGTAAGATTCAAAGTACACCAAGTAGATGCTTGGTATGAAAGTGAAACTGAGAAGGTAGCTTGGATTTCCAAGGATGCTGCCAATACAGTTTTTGCACTTTCTCCGATTTGTAAGCATTTAGGTTGTACAGTAGCATGGAATACACATGGAAAAAGTGAATATGACTGTCCATGTCATGATGCACGTTATTCCAAAGACGGCAAAAATCTTGCCGTAGCGAATTCACCATTGGATGAGTATGAAGTTGTTGTAAAAGATGGCGTCGTTTATCTTGGCGGCATAATTC
- a CDS encoding YpiF family protein — MKFSEIEQEQWEELKPYLDTCLLPITGLDGSETPVETTIALENLRDIMDLVELPFKGRVVTYPACHYISHNPSAHSQISAFCSALKAQGFKYIILITAKLHTEFQINEADLWITPTENGENPSAEQVNLQIRELWRHNNS, encoded by the coding sequence TTGAAGTTTAGTGAAATAGAACAGGAGCAGTGGGAAGAACTTAAGCCTTATCTCGATACATGTTTGCTACCGATAACTGGATTAGACGGTAGTGAAACTCCTGTTGAAACAACAATAGCATTAGAAAATCTAAGAGATATTATGGATTTAGTAGAGTTACCTTTCAAGGGTAGAGTTGTTACCTATCCAGCTTGCCATTATATTAGTCATAATCCATCCGCTCATTCGCAAATTTCGGCATTTTGTAGCGCTCTCAAAGCTCAAGGTTTTAAGTATATCATCCTTATTACGGCAAAATTACATACTGAGTTTCAAATAAATGAAGCAGACTTGTGGATTACTCCAACAGAAAATGGTGAAAACCCTTCCGCGGAACAAGTGAATTTACAAATTCGTGAACTGTGGCGTCACAATAATTCATAA
- a CDS encoding IDEAL domain-containing protein yields MDKMNVKYEAMLGLTAEMILDDALKSYQRNKLETGIDEALATGDEHLFYELSSQLKQLE; encoded by the coding sequence ATCGACAAGATGAATGTAAAATACGAAGCGATGTTAGGATTAACAGCTGAGATGATATTAGATGATGCTCTAAAAAGTTATCAGCGCAATAAGTTGGAAACGGGGATAGATGAAGCACTTGCAACAGGTGATGAACATTTATTCTACGAACTTAGTAGTCAATTGAAGCAATTAGAATAG
- a CDS encoding gamma carbonic anhydrase family protein — protein sequence MLLPYKGIMPTIGGEVFIAEGAKVIGDVSIGQQSTIWYNAVLRGDLAPIQIGDRCNIQDGVVGHVNARQPLILEDEVSVGHAAIIHGCLIGRGSLIGMGAIVLNGAEIGEYALIGAGAVITENKKIPPYTLSLGTPAKVVRELTEDDLDRMKRTMESYVTKGYEYRNV from the coding sequence ATGCTGTTGCCGTATAAAGGTATTATGCCAACGATTGGCGGAGAAGTATTTATTGCTGAAGGTGCGAAAGTAATTGGAGATGTTTCAATTGGTCAACAAAGCACGATCTGGTATAATGCTGTACTTCGTGGTGATTTAGCTCCAATTCAAATTGGTGATCGCTGTAATATACAAGACGGTGTTGTTGGACATGTGAATGCACGACAACCGCTTATTTTGGAAGATGAAGTATCTGTTGGGCACGCAGCGATCATCCACGGATGTTTAATTGGGAGAGGAAGTTTAATCGGCATGGGGGCTATTGTACTTAACGGTGCAGAAATTGGTGAATATGCTTTAATAGGTGCAGGTGCTGTCATTACGGAAAATAAAAAAATCCCGCCCTATACATTATCACTTGGAACTCCAGCTAAAGTTGTTCGTGAGTTAACGGAAGATGATCTTGATAGAATGAAAAGAACAATGGAAAGCTATGTAACTAAAGGATATGAGTATAGGAATGTATAG
- a CDS encoding SEC-C metal-binding domain-containing protein, whose product MSVATENAARAQGSQVFHLHHALEGLSKDLLTSIRKHAAIKNVSKLNREQLKQTIIEQLPSAYELELSSLLELFDEERVQLLQEVVRRKGIIPFNEQLTQQQLQYWLELGLLFHTEVNGQDVVAMPNELVIVVDDHLRKLDHKKVALNSSLINTVKGMMYYYGALTHEQVSNNLARYAVFNQIEVPLMHIIINYRHYHNDLGLNEQYVHHAAIPDPTLIVKEHNQRPELDFAYFTALDLNKAGGERYTQRTQAHQLLVEFLMKQFKVQQLDANLIADQAEFGIRAGLQLQDLVEYMKRELIIQDEQTLNLLLPRLVIMYNHTAQWFLKGHNSASLNSNGEQSDVAQQPQQSQVTTAPQIGRNDPCYCGSGKKFKKCCINK is encoded by the coding sequence ATGTCAGTAGCTACAGAGAATGCTGCACGCGCTCAAGGGAGTCAAGTGTTTCATTTGCACCATGCGCTTGAAGGTTTGTCTAAAGATTTATTGACAAGCATACGTAAGCATGCTGCTATCAAAAATGTTAGTAAGTTAAATAGAGAGCAACTTAAGCAAACGATTATCGAGCAATTACCTAGTGCTTATGAGTTAGAATTATCTTCGTTACTAGAACTATTCGATGAAGAGAGAGTACAGCTCCTTCAAGAGGTTGTTCGTCGTAAAGGAATTATTCCTTTTAATGAACAATTGACACAACAACAGCTTCAATATTGGTTGGAATTGGGGTTGCTCTTCCATACCGAAGTAAATGGACAAGATGTTGTTGCAATGCCGAATGAACTTGTAATTGTAGTAGATGATCACTTGCGAAAATTAGATCATAAAAAAGTTGCTTTGAATAGTAGTTTAATTAATACGGTGAAAGGCATGATGTATTACTACGGTGCTCTAACACATGAACAAGTTAGTAATAACCTTGCTAGATATGCAGTTTTCAACCAAATTGAAGTTCCACTCATGCATATTATTATTAACTATCGACATTATCATAATGATCTAGGTTTGAATGAACAGTATGTACATCATGCTGCAATTCCTGATCCAACACTAATTGTGAAAGAACATAACCAACGTCCAGAATTGGATTTTGCGTACTTCACAGCTTTAGATTTGAATAAAGCGGGAGGCGAGCGTTATACTCAAAGAACGCAAGCGCATCAACTTCTAGTTGAGTTTTTAATGAAGCAATTCAAAGTACAACAACTTGATGCTAATCTTATTGCAGATCAAGCAGAATTCGGAATTCGTGCTGGACTACAACTTCAAGATTTGGTTGAATATATGAAGCGCGAGTTAATCATTCAAGACGAACAAACATTGAATTTATTGTTACCGCGTCTAGTAATTATGTACAACCATACAGCTCAATGGTTCTTGAAAGGTCATAACTCTGCTAGCTTAAATAGTAACGGCGAGCAAAGTGATGTTGCACAACAACCACAACAATCTCAAGTAACTACAGCTCCACAAATAGGGCGTAATGATCCTTGCTATTGTGGTAGTGGTAAGAAATTCAAGAAATGTTGTATTAATAAATAA
- a CDS encoding ABC transporter ATP-binding protein/permease → MKPNKHSFNRVLKNNWFVLKYGLRYSRKYIIFTCLYACLQEIEIFIEHVLLIKFVFDSVQYGTSFSTVALYIGLTILFIAICFVLDSIYYQSVEPKGKELLYQKIRMDLYEKAISTDLANYDDPVFYNDYVWSANDAHNRIDATINNIRTICRSVTVIITSISFFLFVDKLGLLFVLVSFILTLIVSMITNKIGYKMRMELNEKDRKRIYLKRLFYLADYAKELRLYSIKEKFFRNFSDTHKEMNGIVQKHSKKQFWLNFSSEYFFNELILSGLYVVYVVFMTLVKGTLSFGSAVTLLNSSWRLKGNLQYMTTLISQMQENSLYIEKLRSFLDQKNGLIEAEDPIPVPNKFIGLTLRELSFQYGQSGPPILKNVNLNIKPGEKIAIVGYNGAGKTTLTKLIMRLYDASSGEIRLNGIPIDQLKLDDYRMKISSVFQDHQLFAATLSQNVVMNHAASGDSYLIREALEKSGFGNKLQSLRLGTETSVTKEFDDAGIELSGGEAQKVAIARVFAKPTLLIILDEPSSALDPMSEYHLNQVMLEKAEDRPIIFISHRLSTTKMADRILMMENGQIIEQGSHEELMRIDGKYAQMFNLQASRYRVVVGTS, encoded by the coding sequence ATGAAGCCTAATAAGCATAGCTTTAATCGGGTCCTTAAAAATAATTGGTTTGTATTGAAGTACGGGCTGCGCTATTCCCGAAAATATATCATTTTTACATGCTTGTATGCATGCTTGCAGGAAATCGAAATTTTTATTGAGCATGTCCTATTGATTAAGTTCGTGTTCGACAGCGTTCAATATGGAACTTCTTTTTCTACGGTTGCCTTATATATTGGATTAACAATTCTGTTTATCGCAATCTGCTTTGTACTGGACAGTATTTACTACCAGAGCGTTGAACCTAAAGGAAAAGAATTGCTGTATCAAAAGATAAGGATGGATCTCTACGAAAAAGCCATTAGTACCGATTTGGCGAATTATGACGATCCTGTTTTTTATAATGATTATGTGTGGAGCGCCAATGATGCTCATAATCGAATAGATGCTACGATAAACAACATCAGAACAATTTGCAGATCTGTTACGGTTATTATAACCTCTATAAGCTTTTTCCTGTTCGTTGACAAGCTCGGTCTGCTGTTTGTGCTAGTGTCCTTCATTTTAACTCTAATTGTCAGCATGATCACCAATAAAATCGGGTACAAAATGAGGATGGAGCTTAACGAAAAGGATCGTAAACGAATCTATTTGAAGCGGTTGTTTTACTTGGCTGATTATGCAAAGGAATTAAGACTTTATTCCATCAAGGAGAAATTTTTCAGAAATTTTTCTGATACACATAAAGAGATGAACGGAATCGTCCAAAAACATTCGAAAAAGCAGTTCTGGTTAAACTTTTCCTCAGAGTATTTTTTTAATGAGTTGATTTTGAGCGGATTGTACGTCGTTTATGTTGTGTTTATGACGTTAGTGAAAGGAACGTTAAGTTTTGGAAGCGCGGTTACGCTGCTTAATTCATCCTGGCGTTTAAAAGGCAATTTGCAATATATGACAACGCTTATCAGCCAGATGCAAGAAAACAGCCTCTATATTGAGAAATTAAGAAGCTTCCTGGATCAAAAGAACGGTCTGATAGAAGCTGAAGATCCTATACCTGTGCCGAATAAGTTTATTGGATTAACTCTAAGAGAGTTATCATTCCAATATGGTCAATCCGGGCCGCCAATCCTCAAAAACGTTAATTTAAACATCAAGCCTGGAGAAAAAATTGCAATCGTTGGCTACAATGGTGCGGGAAAAACGACATTGACTAAGCTGATCATGCGTCTATACGATGCAAGCTCGGGAGAAATTCGTTTAAATGGGATACCAATCGATCAATTGAAGCTAGACGATTACCGTATGAAGATTAGCTCCGTGTTTCAGGATCATCAGTTGTTCGCTGCTACGCTTTCTCAAAACGTCGTCATGAACCATGCTGCATCAGGAGATTCCTATCTGATAAGAGAAGCGCTTGAGAAAAGTGGTTTTGGCAATAAGCTGCAATCTTTGCGACTAGGGACCGAGACTTCCGTTACTAAGGAATTTGACGATGCCGGAATCGAGTTATCTGGCGGAGAGGCTCAGAAGGTAGCGATCGCAAGAGTATTCGCTAAGCCGACTCTTCTAATTATATTAGACGAGCCTTCCAGCGCATTGGACCCTATGAGTGAATACCATTTGAATCAAGTCATGTTAGAGAAGGCAGAAGATAGACCGATCATTTTCATTTCCCATCGCTTATCGACTACCAAAATGGCGGATCGCATTCTCATGATGGAAAATGGTCAAATCATTGAGCAAGGTTCACACGAAGAGCTTATGAGAATAGATGGGAAATACGCTCAAATGTTTAACCTTCAGGCGTCCAGATATCGCGTGGTCGTTGGGACTTCTTAA
- a CDS encoding ABC transporter ATP-binding protein/permease, translated as MQKLSQTFQHIKVNIANNLFMFKLAWSIHPQRVVAEFAVQAGRQLANVFFTVYFMKYIIESISIGRDFQQIVYFIILTLVLLFALVLLDNWYDYRFRPLSDLKLYEKLYLILFRKAATVELKCFEDHEFYNKYTKAIQEADIRVSAVLANLSRIIFVTLATISIFAVMYAIDPWVVWFALLPIIGNFYFGKKLNRIQFQQNDERVPYQRKMDYVNRVIYLSHFAKEIRLSRIFSVLRNTYIEGYDGVISVVHKYRVKAGVISFFKIFTTFTLIFQGVLLYGAYLAIVKQSISISSFIVLGSAMVGGAWSLIRLSDSFVEINKNGIYIENLKTFLSYVSEIQEHADPDKPIAPPIQQLAFRKLQFTYDGAERPSIRHITMEVNKNEKIALVGHNGAGKSTLIKLMMRLYDPTEGEILLNGRNIKEFDLMSYRSLYGTVFQDFKIFSMTIAENVLMRDVDTEEDRQLVINALKKSRVYDKVATLPEGIDTMLTKEFDEQGVVLSGGEFQKIAIARIFAQQAELLILDEPTSALDPIAEFEIFESMMEACKDKAVVIISHRMSSAMLADRIYYMENGEIQESGSHMELMQLQGKYAELFLKQAEKYMDQEELAEVVNLHEA; from the coding sequence TTGCAGAAGCTAAGCCAAACATTTCAACATATTAAAGTCAATATCGCCAACAACTTATTTATGTTCAAATTAGCATGGAGTATACATCCGCAGAGAGTGGTGGCTGAATTTGCAGTTCAAGCCGGCAGACAGCTTGCTAATGTATTTTTTACCGTATATTTCATGAAGTACATCATTGAGTCCATATCAATCGGAAGGGATTTTCAGCAAATTGTCTATTTCATAATACTGACTTTGGTTTTGCTATTCGCATTAGTCTTGCTGGATAATTGGTATGATTATCGCTTCAGACCTTTAAGCGATCTCAAGTTATATGAGAAGCTGTATCTCATTCTTTTTCGCAAAGCTGCAACCGTGGAATTGAAGTGCTTTGAGGATCATGAATTTTATAACAAATATACGAAAGCCATTCAAGAAGCGGATATACGAGTAAGTGCTGTTCTTGCCAATCTCTCAAGAATTATATTCGTAACGCTTGCAACGATTAGTATATTTGCCGTGATGTACGCCATAGATCCGTGGGTGGTATGGTTTGCTTTATTGCCGATTATCGGCAACTTTTATTTTGGAAAAAAACTGAACCGAATTCAGTTCCAGCAAAATGATGAGCGGGTCCCCTACCAAAGAAAAATGGACTATGTAAACCGTGTCATTTATTTATCGCACTTTGCCAAGGAAATCCGGTTGTCCCGCATTTTTTCAGTACTGAGAAACACGTATATTGAAGGGTATGATGGCGTCATTTCTGTCGTTCATAAGTATAGAGTAAAGGCGGGAGTAATTTCCTTTTTCAAAATATTTACTACCTTCACGCTCATATTCCAAGGGGTTTTGCTGTACGGTGCTTATCTAGCAATTGTTAAGCAATCGATTTCTATCAGCTCCTTTATCGTTCTTGGGAGCGCAATGGTTGGTGGCGCCTGGTCGCTCATCCGGCTGTCTGATAGTTTTGTAGAGATCAACAAGAACGGCATTTACATCGAAAATTTAAAAACTTTTTTAAGCTATGTTTCCGAAATCCAGGAGCATGCCGATCCAGACAAACCAATTGCGCCGCCGATACAGCAATTAGCATTTCGGAAGCTTCAATTTACGTATGATGGAGCAGAAAGACCCTCTATTCGCCATATTACAATGGAAGTGAATAAGAACGAGAAAATTGCTCTTGTTGGCCACAATGGAGCAGGTAAATCTACGTTAATCAAGCTCATGATGCGATTGTACGATCCTACGGAGGGAGAAATATTGTTAAACGGCCGCAATATAAAAGAGTTCGATCTCATGTCCTATCGCTCACTGTATGGTACCGTATTTCAAGATTTTAAGATTTTCTCGATGACGATTGCAGAGAATGTGCTTATGCGTGATGTAGATACCGAAGAAGACCGCCAGCTCGTCATAAATGCGCTCAAGAAGAGCAGAGTATACGATAAGGTAGCCACTTTGCCGGAGGGAATAGATACGATGCTTACGAAGGAGTTTGATGAACAAGGAGTAGTTTTATCAGGTGGCGAGTTTCAAAAGATTGCGATCGCGCGCATTTTTGCGCAACAGGCCGAACTGCTCATTCTTGATGAGCCTACAAGCGCACTCGACCCGATTGCGGAATTTGAGATTTTTGAAAGTATGATGGAAGCCTGCAAGGATAAAGCCGTTGTCATTATTTCTCACCGCATGTCATCCGCTATGCTGGCAGATCGAATTTATTACATGGAGAATGGCGAAATCCAAGAGTCTGGTTCACACATGGAATTGATGCAGCTGCAGGGAAAATATGCGGAGTTATTCTTAAAGCAAGCAGAAAAGTATATGGATCAAGAAGAGTTGGCTGAGGTGGTGAATCTGCATGAAGCCTAA
- a CDS encoding histidine phosphatase family protein, with product MLIGLVRHGETHWNAIQRIQGQTDIPLNENGIAQAKLLASRLQSDKAIWDYVLTSDLERAKVTGAHIYESLQIPLLTVDERLRERYFGQVEGTTLEERVAKWGEDWKSLDLGAESIEDMRSRGVEILEELYVNYPTSNILCVTHGSFIAHLLLELFPDLEDERIGNLSYSILERNEEGWKLLLYNCNKHLDQNAITSST from the coding sequence GTGTTAATTGGTCTAGTCCGCCACGGCGAAACCCACTGGAATGCTATTCAGCGAATTCAAGGGCAAACGGATATTCCGCTTAATGAAAATGGAATTGCCCAAGCTAAATTACTAGCAAGTCGTTTACAATCTGACAAAGCGATCTGGGATTACGTGTTAACAAGCGATTTGGAACGCGCTAAAGTTACTGGGGCGCATATTTATGAATCACTACAAATACCGCTTCTTACTGTCGATGAGCGCCTCAGAGAGCGATATTTTGGTCAAGTTGAAGGGACTACGCTAGAAGAACGCGTCGCTAAGTGGGGTGAAGACTGGAAAAGTCTTGATCTGGGAGCAGAGTCTATAGAAGATATGCGCTCTAGAGGTGTTGAAATATTGGAAGAGTTATATGTGAATTATCCGACTTCTAATATTTTGTGCGTTACTCATGGTAGTTTTATTGCGCACTTGTTACTGGAACTATTTCCTGATCTAGAAGATGAGCGGATCGGTAATTTATCTTATTCAATATTAGAGCGTAATGAAGAGGGATGGAAGTTATTATTGTATAATTGCAATAAGCATCTTGACCAAAATGCGATAACTAGTTCAACATAA
- a CDS encoding zf-HC2 domain-containing protein, whose product MKCNEIEQFINSYMELDENDPLRIEIEAHLFDCEHCSSLLELDYSTISFSEYPFDDTDIKGTNIDYINKHVMDRIYAEEAWYLPIATKSYQFSRNFRRNIAMIIASCLAMFSIALFVFIFDYKEDTKSTIAANVSGVVDIANANSINLVSSNIYKGQIPVASISDPIVMQVVPTFPQYYVALSLLGIIMTILLLNWFTRTRS is encoded by the coding sequence ATGAAATGTAATGAGATCGAACAATTCATAAATAGCTACATGGAACTGGATGAAAACGATCCGTTGCGTATTGAAATCGAAGCTCATTTATTTGATTGTGAGCATTGCTCATCATTATTAGAGCTGGACTACAGTACCATTTCTTTTTCTGAATATCCTTTCGATGATACAGACATAAAAGGTACGAATATTGATTATATTAACAAACATGTAATGGATAGAATTTATGCTGAAGAAGCATGGTACTTGCCAATTGCAACAAAAAGCTATCAATTCTCACGTAATTTCAGACGCAATATTGCAATGATTATTGCTAGTTGCTTGGCGATGTTTTCGATAGCATTATTTGTGTTTATTTTTGATTATAAAGAGGATACGAAATCCACGATTGCTGCTAATGTCTCAGGGGTAGTAGACATTGCCAATGCAAATAGTATTAACTTAGTAAGTTCGAATATTTATAAAGGTCAAATACCTGTTGCGAGTATTAGTGATCCGATTGTCATGCAAGTCGTCCCAACTTTCCCGCAATATTATGTAGCATTATCGCTACTGGGCATAATAATGACGATTTTACTGTTAAATTGGTTCACAAGGACGCGTAGCTAG
- a CDS encoding sigma-70 family RNA polymerase sigma factor, translating into MTDSQIIREIKDGNVELYSELMNRYQRRIMAFIYHMLKSAKLESLAEDLCSETFYKAYRSLHTFREIDATFSTWLYTIARNTVLSELRKQKAAYVSIEEVNMEPIISDAATPEQQLLINERMEKVREAINKLPEKQRSAIILREYEQMDYQEIANILEQTVSSVKSLLFRARASVKQQLEAYIEQDKSSDDYERMNQK; encoded by the coding sequence ATGACAGATTCCCAGATAATACGAGAAATCAAGGATGGCAATGTCGAGCTCTACTCTGAGCTAATGAATCGCTATCAACGTAGAATCATGGCCTTTATCTATCATATGTTGAAAAGTGCAAAGCTAGAGTCACTCGCAGAGGATCTTTGCTCTGAAACTTTTTATAAAGCATACCGAAGTTTGCATACGTTTCGCGAAATAGATGCAACCTTTTCTACGTGGCTATATACAATTGCGCGAAATACAGTATTGAGTGAACTCCGTAAGCAAAAAGCAGCTTATGTTTCGATAGAGGAAGTCAACATGGAACCGATTATTTCAGATGCTGCAACGCCAGAACAGCAGCTTCTTATTAATGAACGTATGGAAAAGGTACGTGAAGCAATCAATAAATTACCTGAAAAGCAACGATCAGCTATTATACTTCGAGAATATGAACAAATGGATTATCAAGAAATTGCAAATATTTTAGAACAAACCGTTAGCTCTGTGAAATCGCTACTTTTCAGAGCGAGAGCCAGTGTGAAACAACAGCTTGAGGCTTATATAGAGCAGGATAAATCAAGCGATGATTATGAAAGGATGAATCAGAAATGA
- a CDS encoding prephenate dehydrogenase, which yields MIKVAIFGVGLIGGSIALCLKGQPNITVVGYSNRSSSAEKYVQRGVVDIGTTSVEEAALDADFIFLCVPVGLMDEYMQQLSKLDLKQGCIITDVGSTKASVMASAQVFKQTSAVFIGGHPMAGSERSGVEAASSRLLENAFYVLTADEDTSATSLNQLIELLSYTRAHIVPVDAEAHDTIVGAISHLPHIIAVGLVNQIRGYNDNNGLYETLAAGGFRDITRIASGDPPLWRDILLDNKEVLLRLLNDWQKNMDHFKQLLQQDDGDGIVEAFRQAGDFRSKLPERRKGMLHSIYDCYVDIPDHPGIIGSIASELGKAQINLSNIQIIENREQIPGVLKLSFRTQEHLDQAIVLLGEQGYKIEQ from the coding sequence ATGATAAAGGTAGCGATATTTGGTGTAGGTCTCATTGGAGGCTCCATCGCATTGTGCTTAAAGGGACAACCGAATATTACAGTTGTTGGATATTCTAATCGCTCATCTTCTGCTGAAAAGTACGTTCAACGTGGCGTCGTTGATATTGGCACGACTTCGGTTGAAGAAGCAGCTTTAGATGCAGATTTTATATTCTTATGTGTTCCTGTTGGTCTGATGGATGAGTACATGCAGCAACTTAGTAAGCTTGATTTGAAGCAAGGATGCATTATTACGGATGTAGGCAGTACGAAAGCGTCTGTGATGGCTTCTGCTCAAGTATTCAAGCAAACCTCTGCAGTTTTCATTGGAGGACATCCAATGGCAGGATCGGAGCGTTCAGGTGTGGAGGCTGCTTCAAGTCGCTTACTTGAAAATGCTTTTTACGTGCTAACAGCAGATGAAGATACATCAGCAACTAGTCTTAATCAGTTAATTGAATTATTGAGTTATACGAGGGCACATATCGTTCCAGTTGACGCGGAAGCTCATGATACCATTGTAGGAGCAATTAGTCATTTGCCTCATATTATTGCTGTTGGCCTTGTTAATCAAATCCGAGGCTATAATGATAATAATGGTCTATATGAGACGCTTGCAGCTGGAGGTTTCCGCGATATTACGCGTATTGCATCTGGTGATCCACCGCTTTGGCGTGATATTTTATTGGATAATAAAGAAGTTCTTTTGCGCCTTCTTAACGATTGGCAGAAAAACATGGATCATTTCAAGCAGTTACTTCAGCAGGATGATGGAGATGGGATTGTGGAAGCATTCCGCCAAGCTGGTGACTTCCGCAGTAAATTACCAGAAAGAAGAAAAGGAATGCTTCATTCAATCTATGATTGTTATGTCGATATTCCCGATCATCCTGGTATTATTGGTTCAATTGCTAGTGAACTAGGCAAAGCTCAAATTAATTTGAGTAATATTCAAATTATTGAGAATCGAGAACAAATTCCTGGCGTATTAAAACTAAGTTTCAGAACACAGGAACATCTTGATCAAGCAATTGTATTACTAGGAGAACAAGGGTATAAAATAGAACAATAA
- the hisC gene encoding histidinol-phosphate transaminase translates to MQPKLNIMHLPVYQPGKPVEDVKRELGLDEVIKLASNENPRGYSPLAKAAMLEEIDQLHLYPDGASVELTDVLARKINVDNDQIIFGTGSSDIILMIARAFLVAGDETVMANETFSQYKHNAEIENVKLVEVPLKDGKHDLPAMLAATTDKTKVLWICNPNNPTGTIIAHEDMLSFLDQVPKHVLVVLDEAYGEYVFDTNFTDGVKLLDKYSNLVVLRTFSKVYGLAANRIGYGIGNADVIRTINQVREPFNTGRLAQVAAKASLKDDAFLEQCRLANRAGLDYFHNEFTRMNLEFFEGHGNFVMVDVRKPSMEIFNLMLRKGIIIRAGWKQYPTHIRVSVGTPEQNEKFINVLEQVLTDLAVLA, encoded by the coding sequence ATGCAGCCAAAATTAAATATTATGCATTTACCAGTGTATCAACCAGGTAAACCAGTAGAAGATGTTAAAAGAGAATTAGGATTAGATGAAGTCATTAAACTTGCATCCAATGAAAACCCACGAGGTTATTCGCCACTAGCCAAAGCAGCAATGCTTGAAGAAATAGATCAACTACACTTGTATCCAGATGGCGCAAGTGTTGAATTAACGGATGTTCTTGCACGTAAAATTAATGTCGATAATGACCAAATTATATTTGGTACAGGCTCAAGCGACATTATTCTAATGATTGCTCGTGCTTTTCTAGTTGCTGGCGATGAGACAGTAATGGCAAATGAGACATTCTCTCAATATAAACATAATGCTGAGATCGAGAATGTGAAGTTAGTCGAGGTACCTTTGAAGGATGGTAAGCATGATCTCCCTGCGATGCTTGCAGCAACAACGGATAAGACGAAAGTGCTTTGGATTTGTAATCCGAACAATCCAACCGGAACAATTATTGCTCACGAGGATATGCTTTCCTTCTTAGACCAAGTGCCTAAGCATGTGCTAGTTGTTCTTGACGAAGCTTATGGAGAATATGTATTCGATACTAACTTTACAGATGGCGTTAAATTACTTGATAAATACAGTAACTTAGTTGTGCTGCGTACGTTCTCTAAAGTATATGGTCTTGCTGCGAATCGTATTGGTTACGGAATTGGTAACGCTGATGTTATTCGTACAATTAACCAAGTACGTGAGCCATTCAATACTGGTCGTCTAGCCCAAGTAGCAGCAAAAGCTTCGCTTAAAGATGATGCGTTCCTTGAACAATGTCGCTTGGCGAACCGTGCAGGTCTAGATTATTTTCATAATGAATTCACTCGAATGAATCTTGAATTCTTCGAAGGTCATGGTAACTTCGTTATGGTTGATGTGCGTAAACCATCGATGGAAATTTTCAATCTGATGTTGCGTAAAGGAATTATTATACGTGCAGGTTGGAAGCAATACCCAACACATATTCGAGTATCTGTTGGTACACCAGAGCAAAATGAAAAATTCATTAATGTCCTAGAACAAGTTTTAACGGATTTGGCGGTGCTAGCTTAA